One part of the Archangium lipolyticum genome encodes these proteins:
- a CDS encoding type II toxin-antitoxin system RelE family toxin: MRNFNPQRQPYTVDIAPAAWRQLGAVPGEIFQRIRRELDALAALSTQRPPPGLEALMHSSLPTLSFFVERFVVIYEIDDDRQVVTLLEVSQRLPIDSEPEDGG; the protein is encoded by the coding sequence ATGCGCAACTTCAACCCTCAACGACAGCCGTACACCGTGGACATCGCACCGGCGGCCTGGCGTCAGCTCGGCGCGGTACCGGGGGAGATCTTCCAGCGCATCCGGCGCGAGCTGGACGCCCTCGCCGCCCTGTCGACGCAGCGGCCCCCGCCCGGCCTGGAGGCATTGATGCACTCCAGCCTCCCCACCCTGTCATTCTTCGTCGAACGCTTCGTGGTCATCTACGAGATCGACGATGACCGCCAGGTCGTCACCCTCCTGGAAGTCTCCCAGCGGCTGCCCATCGACTCCGAGCCGGAGGATGGAGGATAG
- a CDS encoding GAF domain-containing sensor histidine kinase — MVKHDRVDGEQGRGGLGDFIRRHGSHILSHWEVEVRQLPYTRDLSRPRLLDHLPELLERMAHVVESAQTDEHPTLEAVPEVHALERLDSGFDLDAVAEEYALLRACVLQLYGEHVASAGAEHMALAMREMLHFNRTFDEAVAAAVSRYAKARERTLVALDRISEAALGTEDLDTFLPKLLRVMLETTEAVDSVSLMLREGDLLRVRASVGLEDEVTSGFTSRVGEGFCGKIAAEGRPVELRSAATDPLVRSEAIRARGTRALYGVPLLYGGEVIGVVHMGSRTAFEFSNEDKLLFRAMVSRTTALVVQTQLATSERAARQEAEEHKQLLHLIIEQSGDAIVMVDARGVVRIVNAEAERLMGIGLKEVGPSEWTESYGLLTLDERPLPLEESFLYWSLQGEAVSDARWKVRRPDGAVRTCVGTISPLRLPDGSRAGAVVIARDETERLLREAQVDALVEAAPAGLALLDTELRYVRINEALASANGLPVEAHLGKSVSEVVPASAPVIESLMRRVLETGEAVRGHEFSGAPANDPGALHHWAGDYFPVRARDGRVFGVGGVVMDISERKRQEETLRQTAEFRERFLGIVSHDLRNPLNAILLSANSLLHADDLPPHRLKTVRRIAASGERMGRMIGELLDFTRGRLGGGIPIHRQPMNLRHQCRHVVEELEISHPGRELRLVAEGSFRGAWDPDRLAQLLGNLGKNALDYSPPDTRVDFTLYDEGDTVRVEVHNEGPPIPCELLSGIFEPFRRAMGGDGHPSSGLGLGLFIVQRIAEAHGGTVEVRSHEGDGTTFTVRLPRYVGGAPEARGEAVSGSAPG, encoded by the coding sequence ATGGTCAAGCACGACAGAGTCGATGGGGAGCAGGGGCGGGGCGGTCTGGGAGACTTCATCCGGCGGCACGGTTCCCACATCCTGTCGCATTGGGAGGTGGAGGTACGCCAGCTGCCCTACACGCGGGATCTCTCGCGGCCCCGGTTGTTGGATCACCTCCCGGAGCTGCTGGAGCGCATGGCCCATGTGGTGGAGAGCGCCCAGACGGACGAGCATCCGACGCTCGAGGCGGTGCCGGAGGTGCATGCGCTGGAGCGGTTGGACTCGGGCTTCGACCTGGACGCGGTGGCCGAGGAGTACGCCCTGCTCCGGGCCTGTGTCCTCCAGCTCTATGGGGAGCATGTGGCCTCGGCCGGGGCGGAGCACATGGCCCTGGCGATGCGGGAGATGCTGCACTTCAACCGGACGTTCGACGAGGCCGTGGCCGCCGCCGTCTCCCGTTATGCGAAGGCCCGTGAGCGCACCCTGGTGGCGCTCGACCGCATCTCCGAGGCGGCGCTCGGCACGGAGGACCTGGACACCTTCCTGCCCAAGCTGTTGCGCGTCATGTTGGAGACCACCGAGGCGGTGGACTCCGTCAGCCTGATGTTGCGCGAGGGAGACCTCCTCCGGGTGCGCGCCTCGGTGGGGCTGGAGGACGAGGTGACCTCCGGTTTCACCTCTCGGGTGGGTGAGGGCTTCTGCGGGAAGATCGCCGCGGAGGGGCGCCCGGTGGAGCTGCGCTCGGCGGCGACGGATCCCCTGGTGAGGAGCGAGGCCATCCGGGCCCGGGGCACTCGCGCCCTCTATGGGGTTCCGCTGCTGTACGGCGGCGAGGTCATCGGCGTGGTGCACATGGGCAGCCGCACGGCCTTCGAGTTCTCCAACGAGGACAAGCTGCTCTTCCGGGCCATGGTGAGCCGGACCACCGCGCTCGTCGTGCAGACGCAGCTGGCCACGAGTGAGCGCGCCGCCCGCCAGGAGGCGGAGGAGCACAAGCAGCTGCTGCACCTCATCATCGAGCAGAGCGGCGACGCCATCGTGATGGTGGACGCGCGGGGGGTGGTGCGCATCGTCAACGCCGAGGCCGAGCGGCTGATGGGCATCGGCCTGAAGGAGGTGGGTCCCTCCGAGTGGACCGAGTCCTACGGACTGCTCACCCTGGACGAGCGTCCCCTGCCGTTGGAGGAGTCATTCCTCTACTGGTCGCTTCAGGGGGAGGCGGTGAGCGATGCCCGGTGGAAGGTGCGGCGCCCGGATGGCGCGGTGCGCACCTGCGTGGGCACGATCTCTCCATTGCGCCTGCCGGATGGCTCCCGGGCCGGGGCCGTGGTCATCGCCCGGGACGAGACCGAGCGGCTCCTGCGGGAGGCGCAGGTGGATGCCCTGGTGGAGGCGGCTCCCGCGGGCCTGGCCCTGCTCGACACGGAGCTGCGCTACGTGCGCATCAACGAGGCGCTGGCCTCCGCCAATGGCCTGCCCGTGGAGGCCCACCTGGGCAAGAGTGTGTCCGAGGTGGTCCCCGCCAGTGCGCCGGTGATCGAGTCCCTCATGCGGCGGGTGCTGGAGACGGGCGAGGCGGTCCGGGGACACGAGTTCAGCGGGGCCCCCGCGAATGACCCGGGTGCCCTCCACCACTGGGCGGGGGACTACTTCCCGGTGCGCGCACGGGACGGGCGGGTGTTCGGCGTGGGAGGCGTCGTCATGGACATCAGCGAGCGCAAGCGCCAGGAGGAGACGCTGCGCCAGACGGCGGAGTTCCGCGAGCGCTTCCTGGGTATCGTCTCGCACGACCTGCGCAACCCGCTCAACGCCATCCTCCTGTCCGCCAACTCGCTGCTGCACGCCGATGACCTTCCCCCCCACCGGCTGAAGACCGTGCGCCGCATCGCCGCGAGTGGCGAGCGCATGGGGCGGATGATCGGCGAGCTGCTCGACTTCACGCGGGGGCGGCTGGGGGGCGGCATCCCCATCCATCGCCAGCCGATGAACCTGAGGCACCAGTGCCGTCACGTGGTGGAGGAGCTGGAGATCAGCCATCCCGGACGGGAGCTGCGGCTGGTGGCGGAGGGCTCCTTCCGGGGGGCGTGGGACCCGGACCGGCTGGCCCAGCTCCTGGGCAACCTGGGCAAGAACGCGCTCGACTACAGCCCTCCGGACACGCGGGTGGACTTCACGCTGTACGACGAGGGCGACACTGTGCGCGTAGAGGTGCACAACGAGGGGCCGCCCATTCCGTGCGAGCTGCTGTCGGGCATCTTCGAGCCCTTCCGGCGGGCCATGGGAGGTGATGGCCACCCGAGCTCGGGCCTGGGGCTGGGCCTCTTCATCGTCCAGCGCATCGCCGAGGCCCATGGTGGCACCGTCGAGGTGCGCTCCCACGAGGGGGACGGGACGACCTTCACCGTCCGGCTGCCCCGGTATGTGGGAGGCGCTCCGGAAGCCCGTGGCGAAGCGGTCAGTGGCAGTGCTCCTGGATGA
- a CDS encoding response regulator, whose amino-acid sequence MTEPPSSRPILVIDDDPDIREAVREVLEFDGHEVVLKANGREALEALPHLTQPCLVLLDMMMPVMDGAAFLQHFRRIPDYNTVPVILCTASIHAPPPGAQGLLGKPFELDALLAIIQEHCH is encoded by the coding sequence ATGACCGAGCCCCCGAGCTCCAGGCCCATCCTGGTCATCGATGATGACCCCGACATCCGCGAAGCCGTCCGAGAGGTCCTGGAGTTCGATGGCCACGAAGTCGTCCTCAAGGCGAACGGACGCGAGGCGCTGGAGGCACTCCCCCACCTGACGCAGCCGTGCCTCGTGCTGCTGGACATGATGATGCCGGTGATGGACGGCGCGGCGTTCCTCCAGCACTTCCGGCGGATTCCCGACTACAACACCGTCCCCGTCATCCTCTGCACGGCGAGCATCCATGCCCCCCCGCCCGGAGCGCAGGGGCTCCTCGGCAAGCCCTTCGAGCTGGATGCCCTGCTGGCCATCATCCAGGAGCACTGCCACTGA
- a CDS encoding YsnF/AvaK domain-containing protein, with protein sequence MFQRSQLKEGMTVRSFDGEKLGRVFALSDDAFHIEKGLFFPKDYLVRYADVSDIRDGEIILLHGRESLRRLSGDEKYSTASGLGTDTTAGMSTGAASGLGLGATDTGLRADASTTRTERSWEGRDTDEVAIPVHKEELDVAKREVQAGEVRIHKDVVEEVKTVDVPVRRERVRVERRDVNPDRPAMNASFQDETVVVPVRAEEVDIHKRAVVDEEVVIHKDAIEEERRVAEPLRHEEVDVRTSGETEDSRKLNLGPDDDPLLRRR encoded by the coding sequence ATGTTCCAGCGCAGTCAGTTGAAGGAAGGCATGACGGTCCGCAGCTTCGACGGCGAGAAACTCGGCAGGGTGTTCGCCTTGAGCGACGACGCGTTCCACATCGAGAAGGGTCTCTTCTTTCCGAAGGACTACCTCGTGCGGTACGCGGACGTCTCCGACATCCGCGATGGAGAGATCATCCTGCTACACGGACGGGAGAGCCTCCGCCGCCTATCCGGCGACGAGAAGTACAGCACGGCGAGCGGGCTGGGCACGGACACGACGGCTGGCATGAGCACGGGTGCGGCGAGTGGTCTGGGCCTGGGCGCGACGGATACCGGACTCAGGGCGGATGCGAGCACCACCCGCACCGAGCGCTCCTGGGAAGGCCGCGACACGGACGAGGTCGCCATCCCGGTACACAAGGAGGAGCTGGACGTCGCCAAGCGCGAGGTCCAGGCCGGAGAGGTGCGCATCCACAAGGATGTGGTGGAGGAAGTGAAGACGGTGGACGTCCCGGTACGCCGCGAGCGCGTCCGCGTGGAGCGCCGCGACGTCAACCCGGACCGGCCCGCGATGAACGCCTCCTTCCAGGACGAGACGGTGGTGGTGCCCGTGCGCGCCGAGGAGGTGGACATCCACAAGCGCGCGGTGGTGGATGAGGAGGTCGTCATCCACAAGGACGCCATCGAGGAGGAGCGCCGGGTCGCGGAGCCGCTGCGGCACGAGGAGGTGGACGTCCGCACGTCGGGGGAGACGGAGGACTCGCGCAAGCTGAACCTCGGTCCCGATGACGATCCGCTCCTGCGCCGACGCTGA